A section of the Flaviflexus equikiangi genome encodes:
- the lspA gene encoding signal peptidase II, translated as MSLNATEAAAPRKRGAHTVRTVMGLGAVALAAVDLVLKAFAETLLSNGATSDLGLINFRLLYNPGVAFSLGADLPSWVVVVVTGLIIAALTFYAVSSAPAMGRISRAGATLLLGGALGNFIERLDGRGVVDYLHTGWFATFNLADVFVTAGVVLYALGTLRAVPSRDGD; from the coding sequence ATGAGCCTCAATGCCACCGAGGCGGCCGCTCCCAGGAAGCGGGGAGCGCACACGGTCAGGACAGTGATGGGACTTGGCGCGGTTGCGCTGGCCGCCGTCGATCTGGTCCTCAAGGCTTTTGCGGAAACCTTGCTTTCCAACGGTGCAACGAGCGACCTGGGGCTGATCAATTTCCGTTTGCTCTATAACCCGGGCGTCGCGTTCAGCCTTGGAGCGGACCTTCCCTCCTGGGTCGTCGTGGTGGTCACCGGGCTGATCATCGCCGCACTGACCTTTTATGCAGTTTCTTCGGCACCTGCCATGGGCAGGATCTCCCGAGCGGGCGCGACGCTGCTGCTCGGTGGGGCACTCGGCAATTTCATTGAACGGCTGGACGGGCGCGGCGTGGTGGACTACTTGCACACCGGGTGGTTCGCCACCTTCAACCTGGCAGATGTGTTTGTCACCGCGGGAGTTGTTCTGTATGCCCTCGGCACGCTTCGTGCCGTTCCCTCCCGGGACGGCGACTGA
- a CDS encoding helix-turn-helix domain-containing protein has translation MSRNGHLTTSRTYRRHAAEGRAMFGMLSVLAELQRELIVANTRDGLAAARARGRTGGRRPKLTPDQVHHAQQLYDAGTHTVQRIADLLQVPRSTIYGHLNKASIGRRPTAKATLEA, from the coding sequence ATGTCGAGAAACGGTCATTTGACGACATCCCGAACCTATCGGCGACACGCCGCGGAAGGACGCGCGATGTTCGGAATGCTCTCCGTCCTGGCCGAACTGCAACGAGAACTCATCGTCGCCAACACCCGCGACGGACTCGCCGCCGCCCGCGCCCGCGGGCGAACAGGCGGAAGACGCCCGAAGCTCACCCCCGACCAGGTCCACCACGCCCAGCAGCTCTACGACGCGGGGACCCATACGGTCCAACGCATCGCCGACCTCCTCCAGGTCCCGCGCTCCACCATCTACGGGCACCTCAACAAGGCAAGTATCGGACGGCGCCCCACCGCCAAAGCGACCCTGGAGGCTTAG